The sequence TTTTTGTACACAGGAACTCCATTTaaacttatgtttttttgttagtATGTTTTATTAGTTCTGCATCTATTTTTAATGTGTTCCCAAGGGGAAAGCTGGGAAAATAGGGGaaaggaaaaaccgctccgcactagACAACAACCAACCTCACTACTTAGTTAACTTAACtttgtgagggggtgctaaggtcatatatataacatatgggTCTGAAAGAAAAAAGGATCTTGACCTAAATAGCACTCCAGGTGTAAagtaaataatcaattaatactaatattttaatggtatgcattaaaaagagtGTATGTCGGTATACAACTTGttaaaaaagcgaagtatttaaaagtaatagtgttgaaaagaGTAGAGTTAAAAGTAGtataaccctgtggtggagccaatcttaaGAGTACTGATAATTAGGGAAGATCTGCCAAATAGAAGTTCCTTTCACATGTATGTACACGATAGGTAAGGTGGGAAATAACCAAGGAGAATGATTATAAGATCCTATAGTATGGTAACAatgttacattcaccaaaacactATTCCTGTTGTATCTATGTGgactctagatggcagtagaacGTAAGCTTCCTCCCTATAATCTTGAATCACTGGAGAGTGTCCCTCTGTTATAGATAAATCAGAGTCCTAACCATAGTTAGAAGCTAAATCACTGGGTATTCCCAGATAGGCAAATCATGTATAACATGGCCTTACTTATTCCCTTGTAGCATAATTTCAGGGAGACcactttactttttttattgGAACACTTTTTGGATGTTTCATCATGTTATAATTGGAGAATATGATTCACcataaaagaaaaccaaaacaacaTAACAATGTACAACGCCCATTAAACCACGACAATGTTCTGAGTACAAACACAAGAGGGCTGGTAAAATCCAGAGATAGCACCTTATGCTTTGAAAAAGTCTCTTTGGAAGAAAGTTCACCACACATGTTTAAAGtgcatatttaattttgtttctgTAAGTGCACTACTTCAAGGGGTCTAAGTGAAGTGACTCCAGAAGATTCATCACATTGATGTTTACAATTTTGCATTACTTTTATTGTTTGGATACTTTTATgtaaacaatatcacactatgttttttTCGCTATTTGTTTCTTTCACATGATCATCCTGGGGAGTGATTTCCTACAAAGAAGAACCTGAACTCCATTGAATTTAAGTCttaatttttattcatttgttaAGTAAGAATACCATAAGCGCTTGAGATTTTACCATCttctattgttattttaataatatatatgttgtgCCTTTatgattgcttcaaatataatatagaaGTCATCAAATAATGTGTATTGTACCTTTAAGATTGCCTTAAATATAATGTAGACGTTAACAAGGAAACATGATCAGTACATGGCAATGTTCCAGGAGATGTGTGGAACATGTTTAAAAGTAGATAAGAGTGGAGCTGGtaagaaatagtttattttacataacattgtaACTCGTACTGTTTTGAAATTTATTTTGCAATGCTAAAATCATAATGACAGGTTTAAAGCCCCAATTATTTTAGGATATGGTGCCAgcgtagatgtatcaagctgagagttttccagagggtttgaaaagtggagatgttgcctatagcaaccaatcagattggttgctatagctataattttgtagaatgtactaaataaatgatagctaaaatctgattggtttttcaaacctgcccgaaaactctcagcttgatacatttacccccaggtgttataTCTTTTTGCATGCTAGAAAAAGTTTCAGAGTGCTATAAGAATGTGAAATCTTGACTGTAATAAACAGAACTCAATAATTTATGATAATTATATTTCTGCTTTTGTTTTTGGTAATGCTGTATATATGGGTGCATGTTCAGTAGCCTCCCTTTTTGGGAAGGCTGGTGAACATATTTTATGCAGTTCATCTTGGTGTGTCtggttattttatcatttattgccTAATATAAAACCCTTGTTAGTACATTATCTGAATTGGCTCTACAACTCAGTGTATGCACAATATGAGAAGCTAAGCAAAACAAGCTGGGGTTAACATTTGGATGGGGGACTTCTCAGTATGGTGAGATGAAAGGTcctttttatttatcattttgaatatgacaatatttatttttttatatttttttattgaataccTTATATGAGGAACATGGGCCTGTATATAGTagatggtttttgtttttttattttactttatcttATTAAATTATGCTCACCATAGCGATTACGCTGCTTATGTGGGgtttatacattaatatattgaaCCCTAGAGGAAAAGGGATTTGCAGCTATAATAACTAATGTGGACAGAGATCAGGAGATAATTAAGCAAGGAATGTCCATGAATACAAACTACATAACAACTTGCTTTCTTTGGGAACGATAGTAGAATTAGGTCATGTTACCACCTGGAGACTGAAAGAAATCAATGAAGTAATTGGACACCCGTGAGATCCTTTAAATACTGCTAATATTCTCTAAGTCATACTAGCTTCTGATGAAACAGCTGATGagctgagaaacgcgtcaagctgTGTATCACTCAGGATTATATGTTTTGGCTGCCGAGACTCCGGGGACTCCACACCTAAAGTACGGATTGTCATCTGTCATTTATCTACGGCTATAATGGAGGAACAAGCTCTACATGCGCTACATGTGCTGGACTGATCGGATGGAAAGATTATCAGTAGGggtgtgcatcggccacttttagtgttttgggttttgggttttgggttctgattagcttgaggttttgggttctgatttgttttgccaaaacaccccactcaaggttttggttctgatttcgggttttgggttctgatttttttttaaaaaagcataaaaagtgctaaaaaccagttttcactcctacgctattattaacctcaataacaatcatttccactaatttccagtctattctgaacacctcacacctcacaatattgtttttaggccaaaaggttgcaccgaggtagctggatgtctaagctaagcgacacaagtgggcggcacaaacacgtggcccatctaggagtggcactgcagtggcagacaggatggcagtttgaaaaactaggccccaaagagcacataatgccaaaataagaggtgcaagatggaattgtccttgggccctcccacccacccttatgttgttgaaataggacatgcgcactttaacaaaccaacaggtcctacaaaactgtggctgaaatgattggtttgtttggacccccacaaaacgagctggcaaagaaaaaaaaagatgcaagatggagtttacgtttctcctcagatgattttaattttctttttttgctaatttttgtgaactttgggtttttggattttacatgccctctactatgagatttggcatcggccttggcagacgacgttgatgccatttcatcgtctatgtcatgactagtggctgcagcttcagcattaggaggaagtggttcttgatctttccctactttatcccccaaattttggtactccattatatgcagcacaagagagtgtacccctaaaccacacacactcggcaaagcctttaaaaattatatgcggcacaggagagtaccactggactggagttatacagcagaacctattttttggtacagcgggaacagtaaacgtagtttaatattgcagtaataatatttctgtactgcgggaacagtgaacgtagtttaatatcgaagtaataatatttctagactgcaggaacagtgaacgtagtttaatatccaagtaataatatttctgtactgcaggaacagtgaacgtagtttaatattgcagcactaatatttctggactgcaggaacagtgaacgtatttatatattgcattactaatatttctggactgcaggaacagtgaacgtatttatatattgcagtactaatatttctggactgcaggaacagtgaacgtatttatatattgcagtagaaatttttttatactttttttataaattttttgtaattttttttttattatttttgtataattttttaataatttttttgtaatttttttataatatttttaataacaatgaacttagcaggacagagcacatgacacagcaccactggactcagcaggacagagcactggacaaagccccactggactcagcaggccagtgcacaggacacagcacctctggactcagcaggacagagcactggacaaagcaccactggactcagcaggacagagcacaggacaaagcaccactggactcagcaggacagagtgacagaacaaagcaccactggactcagcaggacagagtgacaggacacagcaccactaaaaaacccaacctccctcttccctgatcttagcccgactgaagatggcggcggcaagcggggaatttatacaatccgagtctcgcgagatccgacagcgggattttGAGTCTCAGCATCGCTTTCACTGTTTCTTCCcaccggaagtacccgaacagtgctcggatcgccctcggatccgcactgttcgggtgggctcggattgcgataatccaagcccgctcatctctgATTATCAGGTGAAATTTTTTTACTAATAATACGGGACCTGCATACATCCACTCCTTAGTGGGAACTGCGATCTTTTGAACATGCACACGTAGCTGTGCCAAAGAATAGTTCGAGAGAAAAATTGATATTTCCAAACAGGTCTTTTGGGACATTTGAACAAATAAGTTCAAGGGACTTTGAGACTTATTCCCACAGGTTGGAACCTCTATGGATTAAGGTGACTCATTGTCTTTCTAGTCCCTCTCTATCAGTACGGACAATATTCCCATAGATCTGCAGAGAGCAATATCTCCACATCATTATATATTGATATCCAGAGATAGCACCTTATGCTTTGAAAAAGTCTCTTTGGAAGAAAGTTCACCACACATGTTTAAAAGTGCATATTTAATTGTGTTTTTGTAAGTGCACCACTTCAAGGGGTCTAAGTGAAGTGACTCCAGAAGATTCATCACATTGATGTTTACAATTTTGCATTACTTTTATTGTTTGGATACTTTTATGTAAACAATATGACGCTATGTTTTTTTCgctatttgtttttttcacatgatCATCCTGGGGAGTGATTTCCTACAAAGAAGAATCTGAACTCCATTGAATTTAAGTCttaatttttattcatttgttaAGTAAGAATACCATAAGCGCTTGAGATTTTACAATCttctattgttattttaataatatatattgtgcctTTATGatttcttcaaatataatatagaaGTCATCAAATAATGTGTATTGTACCATTAAGATTGCCTTAAATATAATGTAGAAGTTAGCAAGCAAACATGATCAGTAAGTGGCAATGTTCCAGGAGATGTGTGGAACATGTTTAAAAGTAGATAGGAGGGGAGCTGGtaagaaatagtttattttacataacattgtaACTCGTActgttttgaaaattattttgcaaTGCTAAAATCataatgacagatttatagcCCCAATTATTTTAGGATATGATGccagggggtagatgtatcaagatgagtgttttccagcgggtttgaaaagtggagatgttgcctaaagcaaccaatcagattcaagctgtcattttgtagaatgtactaaataaatgatagctaaaatctgattggtttatcaaacccgccggaaaactctcagcttgatacatttacccccaggtgttataTCTTTTTGCATGCTAGAAAAAGTTTCAGAGTGCTATAAGAATGTGTAATCTGGACTGTAATAAACAGAattcctttgattgtgtatagcTCAGTTTCAATCCACAGATAGCATACAATGGATTTGACAAGGCATAGGTAAAGGAAGTCAGGGAAACACAAAAatcccaataaaaataatatatgcatattgggcctgattcattaaggaaaagaaaaaatgagcaacttttcaccttggcaaaatcaaTTTCCATTGGATgggaaagtaaatttaaaatgtgatggcagatttatagttagggtaaggcaggttctagatcaactttaaatttcagtgtacaaataaaactatcaagtatttgtcacGAATCatggtcttagccctgtttacaccactcggtggtaccatattaccgtacatcttcctcctggtcgtatgcagcattttatcctgggacaagcttgacttctgtctgcagcactGGAGGCTGCAATcctgggtgagacatttgctaaacttcctgctgagtctgaacacctgatcccattccccaattggcttcctctgcagactataagagtctcctcctacattaagcaagttgccagtgcaacacttccctagttcctggttccagacctACAGTTGCTGTTTTGCTGCTCTAAATCTACCTGCTGTATACTCAGCTCTACTGTTCGTGTGCATTTAGCTTCATCCTGATTACTGCTTTAATCCTTTCACTGTGTACAGATCTCCAGCATtacctctgagtgaattcagcctcaACCTGCTGCTATGTTATGGACTTTTCTCAGTGAGTTCAACTAAATCTGTTGCTGTTGTGTGAATTACAAACCAtcaaccatttgtgtgaattcagcttcattccctgctgaaataaataccttggttAGTTATTCCTCATGTGCATTCCCCTTCTTTGCACCTGCTTGTGTACTGATTCCAGCGGTTGTCCTCTGCATGGTTCCTTCTCCTACATCCTGTATTCAGGACACAAGCAAGCtctcctcaagaggcgggtggacaaacaaagacCCACCAATTCTGACAAACtaaaagcattgattaggcaagaatgggcggccatcagtcagtatgtgtcccagaagttgattgacagctgccagggcgcattgcagaggtcttcaaaaagaagggtcaacactgcaaatattgactctttgcatgaacCTAATGCAATTTTCAATAAgcacctttgacacttatgaaatgcttgtaatgttacttcagtataacatagcaagaTCTGACAAaaagggtctaaaaacactgaagcagcaaactttgtgaaaaccaatatttgtgtcattctcaaacctttttgccatgactgtatacaaGGAGGCAATCCGCAAATATAGGGATTGTTAAAAACATAAGAATAATAAACAATGTGTAAGAAATAAAAGTTAGTAAGTTaagataatatacaataaattaaattatcccTAACTttgtaaaacaagaaaataatatGAAGACTGAGAGAGAATAAATTATAATGTAACTGAAAGATGACCAATTACTTGTAGTAGAATAATATTAGGAGataattaaaatatgtaaaattatattaaataatgaaaagATAAACAATCTGATTAGCAAGGTTTCTGCAATTAGTTTCCAAACGCATTTCACCCCTCATGACTGCTTCAGTTGGCTCCGATAGTTCAGAAAAAGGTTTGTTTGAGTTTTATAAACATAGACAACTGTCACATATTGTCTGGCATTTTGATGTCAAATGCTTCAAAATACATAAACACTACATGGAAATATAAATTTAAACGACATGACATATACGTAAATGATTATGGTTTTAGTAACAAAACGTGTGGTAAAGTCTGTACTTGATTTTCTTTAGAACTTTACAAACAGTTTGTCTAATTTCCTTTGTGCTAAGAAAATATATAATGGGATTGGCCATATGTGGCACAACCGAGTAAAGGAAAAGAAGCAAAGCATTGGTATCAGGATTAATTATTACTGAACGGATGCTATTTACTATGTAGATAAAGATTCGAGGAGCGTAATATAAACCCACAACCAGCAGATGTGTGGTACAGGTGTAAAATGCTTTCTGCCAGTTGTCATAGCGAGAGGAGATCACAGCTATTATCAGGAGGTATGATAGTAAAATGAGCCCTAAAGGTACAAGAAGCACAACCATAGCACACACAAATGCTACTCTCCTTATATACGTTACATCTGTACATGCTAAAGATGTGACTGCTGCATTGGtacaaaataaactatatattttgtTAGGGCCACATAGGACAATTTGAGAATCCtgaacagcaacagctgcatttGTAGAAGTTGCTAAAAAAATCCAGCAGATTCCACAAGTAATGAAAGCTCTCTTTGTGGTGATAATCAAGGTGTATCTCAGGGGTTGGTAAATAGAAACACAACGATCCAAAGCCATCACCATCAGGAGGAAGGAATCAAGACTTCCAAAATAATGAACACAGAACATTTGGAAGATGCACACTTTAAAGGACATATGTGAAGCTCCAAACCAATATCTGGCGATTAGTTTTGGTAAAGTCACTGTGTCAAATAAAATATCTGAGGCAGCAAGATTTGCTATGATCAGGTACATGGGATGATGTAAGTGAATATTTCCACTAACCAAACATATGACGCTCCCATTTGCAATTAATGATATCATATACACAAGAAACATCATAGCGGATATCAAGGTGTTGTAATCTTCTGTAATCCCTGGAAATCCGACCAAGATAACTTCTGAAACCCCAGTTTGATTAGACATCATCTGCTCCAGAAATCCTATGAATGATGCTCCTGGGAGAAAAATACATTTGGTTTCAACTGAACCTAACACTATTATCTTGTCTATAAAGCAGTTCCCCCATTGGGAAGTGATAGTAATACTCATTTATTTCAGGAATGACAACTTGGTTGAAGGAAGAACAGAATCCAGGAGTCAATTAAGCCAGATCTTAAACTAAAGATTAAACTTGCCAGAATCATTAGGATTTGTCGAAACTAATTTTAACATTTGAATAAGATTGAAGAGGTCTAACAAATATAGTCAACCCTGTAATAATTTTACCATCTCAAAGTTataagttaaatatttaaattgcagGGATGTAATAATATGTTTGATATTTACAAAagtcatttttaaaatgattctGTATTTTGCCCTCTATGTGACAAGTAACAATAAAGTAGACACAGGATACATGTTACGatggtttttatgtttttacctaCAGGAATCTTCCAGATATTACATTTGCCGTTTAGTGCATGTAAGATGAACTAAACCAAATAAAGCTTTAGGGGAGGTACAGTAATTCTAGTTCCTGCCAAGTTCTACTTTAATAGGTAACTGACCACTAATTAAATTAATTCTGCCTGTGGTAAGAAAATAAATCTGTAAACTTCTAGGACTAATATAAAAAACATTCTTTGTACAGTGTTGCATAATATGTTAGTGCTATTCTATCACAACTCAATAATAATGTCTAGTTTTCTCACTACAGTACTGAAATAACTTTGGTAGTGTAAGGTTACATTTCAAACATTGTATCACAATTCAAAAAATAAGATAAGGAAATGttgcaatatatgaatataatggTGCTAAATTGTCTCATTTTAAGACCAGCTTTTGGTATGGGAATCTTTCTCAGACACACAGAGAACATAAACAATGGTCCTGTGAATAACTGAGTAGAAAAGCAACTACTCccatagatagatagttagatagatagatagatagatagatatgagatagatagatagatagatatgagatagatagatagatagatagatagatagatagatagatatgagatagatagatagatatgagagagagagctagatagatatgagatagatagatagatagatagatagatagatacatagatagatatgagctagatagatagatatgagatagatagatagatagatagatatgagatagatagatattagatagatagatatgagatagatagatatgagatagatagatattagatagatagatagatagatagatagatagatagatagatagatagatagatagatatgagatggatagaaggataaatggatagataggtCTTTAACTCTAGCTTAGTAAAAGTTTAAAGTTGGTGACCGTAGCGCATCTGGAAAGAGAAGGCAGTGAATGGAATGATAGCAGGTAGCCAGGACGAGCTGTGGTCAAGGTAGCAGATTACGTGGTCAGAATACAGGAGAAGGCTCTGGGCTTACAGCGAGCAGGAAGGTCAGaataacaagccagaggtcaaggcaaTCAGCAAACTATCAAGGTCCAAAAACAGGCCTAAGGTCATACACAGGATCAATCAGGAGACAGAAAACTAAATGAGCAGGTCAGCAAATTCACGCTATaacagcagggaggctaagctttccctgccttaaatacatagactTCCCAATCACAGGTGGCACAAACAGGGAAATCAGCCTCAGAAGGCTGTTAATTAATTGGCATTACTTGTGCACTCACCCGACATTCCTTCATGCTCGGACACAGTGTTCTAGAAAGAGAGCATCCTGTCCGTTGCCTTGGTCATTATGATAACAGCAGTGACTCGGACCACAGGTAAATAGTGAGCGTTGGCGGCTTGGGGCACCGCTGCAGCTCATAACAGTACTCCCCCCTTGAGGAGAGGTCAAGTAACCCAATTCCCTGGTTTCCCCGGGGAATTGTTTAAAGAATTCCTTGAGTAGCCTATTTGCATGCAGATGATTCTAAGGTACCCAAGAAAGTTCTTTCGGGCCGTAGCCCCTCCAGTGCACCAAGAATTGGACCTGTCCTTGGACTCTTTTGGAATCTAGAATTTTCTCAACAATGTATTCCTGACATCCATTGACCTTAACAGGATTAGATTTGTGGAATCGTTGAGACCTGAATTTACAAGGCAAACCAATCAGcttgaggagaaaaaaaaatgttttagtaatTCTAAAGGAGCAAAGGAGAATCACCTTGAAAGccaaaggtgatgatgatgatgatgatgatgatgatgatgatgatatttaaggGTAAATATTTCAGTCACTGAAATTCTGAACTTGAATGGAGTTTAACATTATCTGTTTGGGAAAAGggcatatctaaaaaaaatatccacTATATAAACAATCATGTGTCCACACTAAAGCTGGTAACACCTACTGTACTGGGTTCAataattcagatttatttttcctattttaatttaaatgcagTTCTTTGTAATATAACTGATTTCCTAAATTTCTCTGGAATTTTGAAAAATTGTTTTCATGGGTAAATTAAATCTCAATATGATTTAATACAATTTTCACTATTATAATTCACAGTTTTATAAAGTTGCAAAATCTACATAGACTTCAAAAAGCCTTCAGCTAACTGCAATTAGGGATTTACATACTATTTGTATAAAAATGGATCCGCCGtaataatagttttaaaatagcagaaatatttatttctgctttGTATGGGTCTGATTACTTTAtcgaaagatagatagatagatagatatgagatagatagatatgaaatagatagatagatagatagatagataaatagatagatatgaaatagatagatatgaaatagatagatagatagatagatagatagatagatagatagatagatagatatgaaatagatatatatgaaataaatagatagatagatagatagatatgaaatagatagatatgaaatagatagatagatagatagatagatagatagatagatagatagatagatagatatgaaatagatagatagatagatagatagaaa is a genomic window of Mixophyes fleayi isolate aMixFle1 chromosome 2, aMixFle1.hap1, whole genome shotgun sequence containing:
- the LOC142139207 gene encoding olfactory receptor 1500-like produces the protein MSNQTGVSEVILVGFPGITEDYNTLISAMMFLVYMISLIANGSVICLVSGNIHLHHPMYLIIANLAASDILFDTVTLPKLIARYWFGASHMSFKVCIFQMFCVHYFGSLDSFLLMVMALDRCVSIYQPLRYTLIITTKRAFITCGICWIFLATSTNAAVAVQDSQIVLCGPNKIYSLFCTNAAVTSLACTDVTYIRRVAFVCAMVVLLVPLGLILLSYLLIIAVISSRYDNWQKAFYTCTTHLLVVGLYYAPRIFIYIVNSIRSVIINPDTNALLLFLYSVVPHMANPIIYFLSTKEIRQTVCKVLKKIKYRLYHTFCY